One part of the Musa acuminata AAA Group cultivar baxijiao chromosome BXJ1-5, Cavendish_Baxijiao_AAA, whole genome shotgun sequence genome encodes these proteins:
- the LOC135674586 gene encoding zinc finger AN1 domain-containing stress-associated protein 15-like, translating to MAGESCNLDKDEAEILKPSSSSSSSSSSSSSSSPSPSPPPAPPSPPSLCLKPPQELPVPEMPENSGNPAAADSGAALSFEMKISKQAPPLRYINRCSTCRKRVGLTGFRCRCGDLFCASHRYSDTHDCSFDYKAAGREQIAKANPLIRAAKIIKI from the coding sequence ATGGCAGGGGAAAGCTGCAACCTTGACAAAGATGAAGCTGAGATCCTCAAACCCTCgtcctcctcgtcttcttcttcttcttcttcttcttcctcttctccgtcTCCCTCTCCTCCGCCCGCACCACCGTCCCCACCTTCTCTTTGCCTGAAGCCTCCCCAGGAGCTCCCAGTTCCCGAGATGCCTGAGAATTCAGGAAATCCAGCGGCGGCCGATTCCGGCGCCGCTCTCTCTTTCGAGATGAAGATTAGCAAGCAGGCCCCTCCCCTTCGCTACATCAACCGGTGCTCGACTTGCCGGAAAAGGGTGGGGCTCACCGGCTTCCGGTGCCGGTGCGGGGATCTCTTCTGCGCTAGCCACCGGTACTCCGACACCCACGACTGCTCCTTTGATTACAAAGCTGCTGGAAGAGAGCAGATTGCGAAGGCCAACCCCCTCATAAGAGCTGCTAAGATCATTAAGATTTGA
- the LOC135675166 gene encoding AP2-like ethylene-responsive transcription factor AIL1, whose amino-acid sequence MASMNHHWLAFSLSPQELPSSQSHQHHPGDDVSTDCFGLYASFGLVDALNRPHHQTQDWNSKSLDFDGGASELSMLVGSNGSRNNAVEEEPKLEDFLGDACGSRGMYMFSDTSSVTSSARDGALMGNPIGVSTMKTWLRSQPTPHQQANNSSSDTAGATTGQASVVLSMSMSTGSQSGSALPLLVTEVSCGGESSSSDNKQKAIGGSLDSQTGAITAAPRRSVDTFGQRSSIYRGVTRHRWTGRYEAHLWDNSCRREGQARKGRQVYLGGYDREEKAARAYDLAALKYWGPTTTTNFPINNYEKELEEMQHMTRQEFIASIRRKSSGFSRGASIYRGVTRHHQHGRWQARIGRVAGNKDLYLGTFSTQEEAAEAYDVAAIRFRGLSAVTNFDMSRYDVKSILESNTVCGTGKRLRDVASEHAERAGRRTIAFHRPQPLELSGLPCKQEEDAVVAAAHGLGGLHQLHLGTDTHSFFQPNSALHHLASVDSSWLEHSTGSNSVTYNGVMAGSSGSYQGSEKTFYLSQQSPSGSATWTPASAQAMAWRSNCMAAAAGHGTPLFTVWDDA is encoded by the exons ATGGCTTCCATGAATCACCACTGGTTAGCCTTCTCACTCTCCCCGCAGGAGCTCCCTTCCTCACAGTCTCATCAGCACCACCCGGGCGATGATGTCTCCACTGACTGCTTTGGCCTCTATGCCTCGTTTGGATTAGTGGATGCCCTCAATAGACCCCATCATCAAACCCAAG ATTGGAACTCGAAGAGTTTGGACTTCGATGGAGGCGCCTCAGAGCTGTCCATGCTGGTTGGATCGAACGGTAGCAGAAACAATGCGGTGGAAGAAGAGCCCAAGCTCGAAGACTTCCTTGGCGATGCATGTGGGAGCCGTGGCATGTACATGTTCTCCGACACTTCATCTGTGACATCGAGCGCTCGCGATGGAGCCCTGATGGGCAACCCTATCGGAGTGTCGACGATGAAGACATGGTTAAGGAGCCAACCCACCCCGCACCAGCAGGCCAATAACAGCAGCAGTGACACGGCCGGGGCAACTACTGGCCAAGCCAGTGTTGTTCTGTCGATGAGCATGAGCACAGGCTCACAGTCGGGCTCCGCGTTGCCTCTACTGGTGACTGAGGTGAGCTGCGGAGGTGAGAGTTCCTCCTCAGACAACAAGCAGAAAGCCATCGGAGGCAGCCTCGACTCCCAAACTGGTGCAATAACAGCAGCTCCTCGGAGATCTGTCGACACATTTGGGCAGAGATCTTCCATCTACCGCGGTGTGACGAG GCATAGATGGACAGGTCGATATGAGGCTCATCTATGGGATAATAGCTGCCGAAGAGAAGGACAGGCACGCAAGGGTAGACAAG TCTATTTAG GGGGCTATGACAGAGAAGAAAAGGCTGCAAGGGCTTATGATTTGGCTGCTCTCAAGTATTGGGGTCCAACCACTACAACAAATTTCCCT ATAAACAACTATGAGAAAGAGTTGGAGGAGATGCAACACATGACAAGGCAGGAATTTATTGCATCTATTAGGAG AAAGAGCAGTGGATTCTCTAGAGGAGCCTCTATCTATCGTGGAGTAACCAG ACATCATCAGCATGGGAGATGGCAAGCAAGGATAGGAAGAGTAGCAGGGAACAAAGACCTCTATTTGGGAACCTTCA GCACCCAAGAAGAGGCAGCGGAGGCGTACGACGTCGCTGCCATAAGATTCCGGGGACTGAGCGCGGTCACGAACTTCGACATGAGCCGCTACGACGTGAAGAGCATCCTCGAGAGCAACACCGTCTGCGGCACAGGCAAGCGGCTGAGGGATGTGGCGTCCGAGCATGCCGAGCGTGCCGGGCGGCGGACTATCGCCTTCCATCGACCGCAACCTCTGGAGCTGAGCGGCCTCCCGTGCAAGCAGGAGGAAGACGCCGTCGTGGCCGCCGCTCATGGCCTTGGTGGCCTCCACCAACTCCATCTGGGGACCGACACCCACAGCTTCTTCCAGCCAAACTCGGCGCTTCACCACCTTGCGAGCGTCGACTCTTCGTGGCTCGAACACAGCACTGGGTCGAACTCGGTCACGTACAATGGCGTCATGGCTGGAAGCAGTGGGAGCTATCAGGGTAGTGAGAAGACTTTCTATCTCTCTCAGCAGTCGCCTTCTGGTAGCGCCACTTGGACGCCAGCATCAGCTCAAGCTATGGCATGGAGGTCCAACTGCATGGCTGCGGCTGCTGGCCATGGAACTCCTCTGTTTACAGTATGGGATGATGCTTAG